GGCGAAGATTATACCATTGACGAGAAGGCCAATACCGTGGCCCCCACCGAAAGCGGCATCGCCAAGGCGGAAAAGCACTTGAATGTCCGCAATTTATATGAGGACGAGAACATAGAACTGTCCCATCATTTTAACCAGGCATTGCGGGCTCACGCCCTGATGCACCGGGATAAGGACTATGTGGTGAAAGACGACCAGGTCATTATTGTGGATGAGTTTACCGGCCGTCTGATGTTTGGCCGCCGTTACTCCGACGGTTTGCATCAGGCTATTGAAGCTAAGGAAGGTGTGAAAATTGAACGGGAAAGCCAGACTCTGGCATCCATTACCTTCCAGAACTATTTCCGCATGTATAGCAAACTGGCCGGCATGACCGGCACGGCCAAGACCGAGGAAGAGGAATTCCGCAAGATCTACGGCCTGGATGTCGTCGTGATCCCAACTAATCAAAATGTGATCCGGGAAGATTTGCCGGATGTGATCTATAAAACCAAACGGGCAAAATACCGGGCGGCGGTGAGGGAAATCGCCGAGCGTTATGCCAAAGGCCAGCCGGTGCTGGTGGGGACCACTTCTATCGCCCAGTCGGAGGAACTCAGCGCGGCGCTGAAACGAAACGGTGTGTCTCATAACGTGCTGAATGCTAAATACCATGAGATGGAAGCCCAGATCGTGGCCCAGGCCGGGCAGAAAGGCGCCGTGACCATCGCCACAAACATGGCCGGCCGGGGTACAGATATCGTGCTGGGAGAAGGCGTGCCCGCACTGGGCGGCCTGCATATCGTCGGCACCGAGCGCCATGAGAGCCGGCGGATTGACAACCAGCTGCGGGGCCGCAGCGGCCGTCAGGGAGACCCTGGTTCCACCCGTTTTTATCTGTCGTTGGAAGATGATCTGATGCGTCTGTTCGGCTCGGATAATATCGCCTCGATCATGGATAGGCTGGGCATGGAGGAAGATGAGCCAATCGAGCATTCCCTGATCACCCGCTCCATCGAGCAGGCCCAGAAAAAGGTTGAGGCCCGTAACTTTGACATCCGGAAACAAGTGCTGGAATATGACGATGTGATGAATCAGCAGCGGGAGGTTATCTACAGCCAGCGCCGCAAGGTGCTGATGGGCGAAAACATGCGGGAGCACATCTTCCCGATGATAGAAACTATCATTCATCAGGGTATGGACCTCTATTGCGAGGAAAAAGTCTATCCTGAGGACTGGGATTATGATTCTCTTATTGAATACTGCGAGGATTTCTATGCCCCGGAAGGGTCTTTGGTCCGGGAAGACTTGACGGAATTCAGCCGCATTGAAGTGTACGAACACCTGCTGGCAGTGGCTGAGACAGCCTATGATAACCGGGAGAAAGTATTCGGTTCGGAAAATATGCGGGAACTGGAAAAAGTGGTCATGCTCAAGGTGGTAGACGGCAAGTGGATGGACCATCTGGACGCCATGGATATGCTGCGCCAGGGCATCGGTCTTAGGGCTTACGGCCAGAAGAATCCTCTCATCGAGTATAAGATCGAGGCCTATGACATGTTCCAGCAGATGATCGAAAATATTCAGCAGGACATTGTCCGCTATATTTTCCGGGTCAACCTGCTGACTCAGGCTGACGACCGCCTGTCCGACGCCCATGCCAGCCACGGCGAAGAAGACGGTCAGGCCAATCAGAGCGTTGTCAATAAGGATCAGACCGGCCGCAATGAGTTGTGCCCTTGCGGGTCCGGCAAAAAGTACAAGAAATGCTGCGGGGCCCGTTGAAAAAGGCCCATCTGCGTTGTCAGGGCTGCGGGAGCGCGCTGTTCAGAAAGTGTTCCTTTTCGGATTTGTGCTAATTGCGTACTCTGATTACCCGAAAAGAAACCTGCTTTCTTCCAGCTTTCACGATGCTGCGCATCTTTCCAGCATTGCCGTACCCTCTGAACGTACTGTCTGCGCGCGCTTCCTCGTCCTTCCTAGCGTCTGGACCTTTTTGAACGGGCCCGGGTGCGAGGCTGCGGGAGCAGAGTTTTCATAATAAAACGGTAATAATAGTAAAACGGAGTGAATAACTTGTTATTGGAAGATTTGCATCGGGAGATCGTAAGTTTGGGCGAAAAGTTAGACGAAGTGAGGGCTTCTCTTTGACCTGACTGGCAAAGAGGAGCAAATCGCCTATTTGGAAAATAAGATTCAGGCGCCGGGTTTTTGGGATGAGCCGGTTGGGGCCCAGAAAGTTATGCAGGAACTGACTGGCCTGAAAGACACGGCAGCCGATTACTACGCCATGCGCCGGCGCTACGAGGATATGGAGACCCTCTGGCGGCTGGGTATGGATGAAAAAGATGAGAGTGTCTATTCGGATGTGACCGAAGCCATGCAGCAGCTGCAGGCTGAGATTGAGCATCTGGAACTGACCCTGATGCTGTCGGGGGAATATGACGCCAACAACGCCATTGTGACCCTTCATGCCGGGGCCGGCGGCACTGAGGCCCAGGACTGGGCTCAGATGCTGCTCAGGATGTATGTCCGCTGGGCGGAAAAACAGGGTTTCACCGTGGATACACTGGATTTTCTGGCGGGAGACGAGGCTGGCGTCAAAAGCGCCACTCTCTTGATTTCCGGTCGCAACGCCTATGGCTACCTGCGCTCGGAAAAGGGCGTGCACCGGCTGGTGCGGATCTCTCCTTTTGACGCTTCCGGGCGGCGGCATACTTCCTTCGCCGCCGTGGACATCATGCCGGAAATCGACGAGAATGTGGAGATCGCCATCAATCCGGCGGACCTGAAGGTAGATACCTACCGGGCCAGCGGCGCCGGCGGACAGCATATCAATAAGACCGATTCAGCGGTGCGCATGACCCACATTCCTACCGGGATCATCGTCCAGTGCCAAAATGAACGCTCCCAGATCCAAAACAGGGAACAGTGCATGAAGCTGCTGCGGGCCAGATTATTTGAACTGGAACAGCGGAAGCAGGCCGAGAAGAAAGCAGAAATCGGCGGAGAATACCAGGCCATTGAGTGGGGCAGCCAGATCCGTTCCTATGTGTTCCATCCCTACAGCTTGGCGAAAGACCACCGTACCAATTGCGAGACCGGCAATATCCAGGCGGTTATGGACGGGGAACTGGAGGCCTTCATTGAGGCGTATTTGAAAGGGCTAAAAACCGGCGCCCGCGAATAGCGGGACCGTTGAAAAAGGCCCGGATTCGAGGCTGTGGGTGGGTTACTCTAAACTCTTAGATGTTTTGGGGAGGCTCAGCAATGGGAAAACGCTTACTGGCGGGATTGCTTTTGATCGCTTTGTTCCTGGGGACAATGACTCTGTGGCTGCCCGCTGTGGTGTCCCAGACGGTGGCTCAGGGCATGAAAGGGATATTACACAGTGAGCAGGCGGCGGCTCAGGTGACCAAGGAGCCGGCCTTTCTCATGCTCAAGGGCCAGTTTGATTCGGTGCAGATTCAAGCCCGGGACGCCCGGATGGACAAAGTGGCTTTCAGCGAGATTCAGGCCAGGCTGGAAGGCCTCCAGCTGGATGTGGGCGATCTCTTAAAACGCCGGGCCGTTGTCATCCGCTCCCTGAGTAAGGCCAGTATTACCGCTGCCCTGTCAGAAGCCGAGCTGGCCCGCCATTTAAACCAGGCGGTGAAAGGGGTCCGGGGCGCCACCGTGAAAGTGAGCAAGGGCAAGGTGGAAGTAGCCGGCTCTTTCAGCCTGGGGAGTTTGGCCCGTATGACTGTGGCTCTGGAGGGTAAAGTCGTGGCTGACCGCGATACCATCAAATTTGTCACCGAGAAATTCCTGCTGAATAATGCCAGTCTCGGCAACATCGGCGGTTCGGTGCTGACTGAGATTCCGATCATGAACAGCAAAGCCTTTCCTTTTGGCGTTACGGTACGTGAAGTCGTAATGGAAGAGGGCAGGGTTCTTGTCTATGCCGATAACGAAGCAAAGTAAGGTGGAGAGACGATTGTCTTACAGCAAATCTTATAACCGTGTCTTGTTAGCCGCTGTTTTGGTCGGCCTGATGGCGTCTCTGGTTATCTCCTGGCAGCGTCATCAGGTGGAAGTCGCCAATTCCACCGTTGAACTGGTGATGGACTATGAAGACTTGGGAGCATTGGCCCGGTCGGAAGGAATGGAAACCGGGGATGTGCTTCGTCAGTTCAGACAAGCCGGTCTAACCACCCTGGCGGTTTATGAAACCACCTTGGAAAAACTACATAACAGCGGGACAGTGACGGTTCTGTCCGGCGCCGAACTCATGCATCGGCAACGCAGCGGCTCCCTGCCCGATCCGGACTGGCGCAGCCGGATAGAGACCGGCCAGGTCGCTATCGATAAAGTTTATATCACCGGACCGGTCTCCGCCGCCTTCCGTGAAATGCGGGAAGACCTGATCCGCCGTCTGGGCCCGGGGCGGGTGGTCGAATTGGCGGTGGGGCCGCAGCCGGTGCTGGCGGTGAAAGGGGACTATGAACATCTGTCCAAGGTCGATCTCGGCTTTTCCGGTGAAGAACTGAAGGCCGTGACCGGAGCCGGTTTCCTGGCAGCGCCCCGTCCCACGAACTATCAAGCCGTCCAGGCTGACGATGTGGCAGCGGTTTTCCGCCGTTTGGATCAGGCAGGCCAGGACAAGCTATCGGCCATGATTTTTTCCGGCGAAGAGGTTCTGGGTTTCCCTGAGCAATTAGAGGCGACGGCGGAAGCGCTGAACCAGCGACATATGACGCTGGGACTCATCGAACATGCGGTGCAGCTGCAGTTTTATCCGCAAAAAGGTCTTATGGATCTCGCAAGGCAGGTGGATTACCGGGCAGCCCGCCTATATTCCATCCCCAAGGACGAACAGCCCCGCATGAAACTGGAGGATGTCACCCATCGCTGGTCTGTAAGCGATCAGGAACGCAATCTCCGGCTCAACCTGATGCGGCCCTACGAGAAGCCCTGGCCAGACATGACCCTGTTAGAGACTAACCTGGAATATGTGCGGGGGACGAAAGCCGCCTTGGAGCAAAAAGGCTTTGCCGTTGGCCGGGCCGGCGTATTTGCCCCCTATTTCCCGGAAAAGTGGCTCCTGGTCCTAACCGTGATCGGCGTAGTTGCCGCTGGGGTTTTGTATCTGACTCAGGTCGCACCCCTGCCGGCGAGGGTGCAATATTGGCTCTTGGTCATTGGGTCCCTGATTCTGGCCGGGCCGCTGCTTCTGGGCGGCGGTACGCTGGCGCGGCAGGTAGCGGCTTTGGGCAGCGCCGTGCTGTTTCCCGCCCTGGCCATGGTGTACCAGATGGACCGTTGGCGCAATACAGAGCCTCTGAGGGGCCCCTGCTTAAAGAAGATTTTAACGGACGGCCTGGGGGGGCTTTTGCTGACTTTTTGCCTGTCTCTCGTTGGCGCCTTCTTTTTGGCTGCCATTCTGGCGGATGTGCGGTTTTTACTGGAAATCGAGATTTACCGCGGCGTCAAACTGACCTTTATCGCCCCGCTGGTCTTGGTGGCAGTGGCCTATCTCACCCGGTTCAACCTGTTCGGCGAGTCCTCCCGGCCAGACTTACAGGGTGTATGGGGGCAGGTCAGAAAAATGCTGGATTATCCCATATCATTGAAACTTTTGCTGTTATTC
The Acetonema longum DSM 6540 DNA segment above includes these coding regions:
- the secA gene encoding preprotein translocase subunit SecA, with the protein product MFGFLKTIFGDDNARDIKRMTKYVEEINALESDLEKMSDATLAGKTLEFKQRLAQGQTLQDLLPEAFAVVREASRRTLGMRHFDVQLLGGITLHEGNIAEMRTGEGKTLAATLPVYLNALNGQGVHVVTVNDYLARRDSEWMGKVYRFLGLSVGLIVHGLDFAERKMAYSADVTYGTNNEFGFDYLRDNMVIHPEQMVQRELNYAIVDEVDSILVDEARTPLIISGPGEKSTDLYYVLAKVVPKLKAGEDYTIDEKANTVAPTESGIAKAEKHLNVRNLYEDENIELSHHFNQALRAHALMHRDKDYVVKDDQVIIVDEFTGRLMFGRRYSDGLHQAIEAKEGVKIERESQTLASITFQNYFRMYSKLAGMTGTAKTEEEEFRKIYGLDVVVIPTNQNVIREDLPDVIYKTKRAKYRAAVREIAERYAKGQPVLVGTTSIAQSEELSAALKRNGVSHNVLNAKYHEMEAQIVAQAGQKGAVTIATNMAGRGTDIVLGEGVPALGGLHIVGTERHESRRIDNQLRGRSGRQGDPGSTRFYLSLEDDLMRLFGSDNIASIMDRLGMEEDEPIEHSLITRSIEQAQKKVEARNFDIRKQVLEYDDVMNQQREVIYSQRRKVLMGENMREHIFPMIETIIHQGMDLYCEEKVYPEDWDYDSLIEYCEDFYAPEGSLVREDLTEFSRIEVYEHLLAVAETAYDNREKVFGSENMRELEKVVMLKVVDGKWMDHLDAMDMLRQGIGLRAYGQKNPLIEYKIEAYDMFQQMIENIQQDIVRYIFRVNLLTQADDRLSDAHASHGEEDGQANQSVVNKDQTGRNELCPCGSGKKYKKCCGAR
- the prfB gene encoding peptide chain release factor 2 (programmed frameshift), whose amino-acid sequence is MLLEDLHREIVSLGEKLDEVRASLDLTGKEEQIAYLENKIQAPGFWDEPVGAQKVMQELTGLKDTAADYYAMRRRYEDMETLWRLGMDEKDESVYSDVTEAMQQLQAEIEHLELTLMLSGEYDANNAIVTLHAGAGGTEAQDWAQMLLRMYVRWAEKQGFTVDTLDFLAGDEAGVKSATLLISGRNAYGYLRSEKGVHRLVRISPFDASGRRHTSFAAVDIMPEIDENVEIAINPADLKVDTYRASGAGGQHINKTDSAVRMTHIPTGIIVQCQNERSQIQNREQCMKLLRARLFELEQRKQAEKKAEIGGEYQAIEWGSQIRSYVFHPYSLAKDHRTNCETGNIQAVMDGELEAFIEAYLKGLKTGARE
- a CDS encoding DUF2993 domain-containing protein codes for the protein MGKRLLAGLLLIALFLGTMTLWLPAVVSQTVAQGMKGILHSEQAAAQVTKEPAFLMLKGQFDSVQIQARDARMDKVAFSEIQARLEGLQLDVGDLLKRRAVVIRSLSKASITAALSEAELARHLNQAVKGVRGATVKVSKGKVEVAGSFSLGSLARMTVALEGKVVADRDTIKFVTEKFLLNNASLGNIGGSVLTEIPIMNSKAFPFGVTVREVVMEEGRVLVYADNEAK
- a CDS encoding DUF5693 family protein, translating into MPITKQSKVERRLSYSKSYNRVLLAAVLVGLMASLVISWQRHQVEVANSTVELVMDYEDLGALARSEGMETGDVLRQFRQAGLTTLAVYETTLEKLHNSGTVTVLSGAELMHRQRSGSLPDPDWRSRIETGQVAIDKVYITGPVSAAFREMREDLIRRLGPGRVVELAVGPQPVLAVKGDYEHLSKVDLGFSGEELKAVTGAGFLAAPRPTNYQAVQADDVAAVFRRLDQAGQDKLSAMIFSGEEVLGFPEQLEATAEALNQRHMTLGLIEHAVQLQFYPQKGLMDLARQVDYRAARLYSIPKDEQPRMKLEDVTHRWSVSDQERNLRLNLMRPYEKPWPDMTLLETNLEYVRGTKAALEQKGFAVGRAGVFAPYFPEKWLLVLTVIGVVAAGVLYLTQVAPLPARVQYWLLVIGSLILAGPLLLGGGTLARQVAALGSAVLFPALAMVYQMDRWRNTEPLRGPCLKKILTDGLGGLLLTFCLSLVGAFFLAAILADVRFLLEIEIYRGVKLTFIAPLVLVAVAYLTRFNLFGESSRPDLQGVWGQVRKMLDYPISLKLLLLFAMGALAGYIFIGRSGHTAGVTVPAIELKIRAFLERVMYARPREKEFLIGHPAFLLSVFALYHRWPQLLHFCLVIGATIGQASMVQTFAHLRTPVLMSLYRGADGIVLGAALAVAAVVVMQVLAYLSFALERRFAAHD